The nucleotide sequence AGTGCTATCTTTATCGCGCTCTATACGATTGTCGTGATCTCAATCATCGCCGATACGTTTATCAAACCGGTCATTATCAAAATCATCAATAAAAAATTGATCAAACCCGAAGATAAAATCAATGAACTCATCATATTTTTTGCCATTATCGCCGGGCTATCGACGTTCGGATTTTGGGGAATGATTATCGGACCGGCAATCACCGTACTGTTCTTGACCCTCATGCGTATCAGCGAAGCTGTCCCTCAAGAAGAAATGATCCATTAATGCTGTTAATAGAGCATTGATTCAGTATTATCATAAAGAGTCTATGATGTTACAGTCAAATACCAACCGACGGAGAAAAAAATGAAAAAAGTTCTAAGTATAGCGCTCATTCTCGGAGCAACCGCACTCATGGCCTGCCCGATGAAAAACGGCGGTATGATGAATGGTCAGGGGATGATGCAAAGATGTGATTGCAATACCTCAAAACTTCCTAGACCGTTTGAAAAATTGGGTCTTAGCGATGATCAAAAAGCCCAAATCCAAAAACTTCGTGAAGAAGCCAAAGAGTTCCATAACCAACAACACGAAAAAATGATGGCGGTACTTACTCCGGAACAACGTAAAACATTTGAAGCCAATATGCCTAAAATGTGCCCGAAACAGATGCCGATGAAAATGCCTCAAGGGCCAATGGGCTGTAAAGCTTGCGATAACAAATAGTCGATTCCCATGGTAAAAATCCTCCTGATTGAAGACGATCTTGAAATATCGGATTTGCTCACACAATATCTGAGCCGTTATCAGATGGAGGTGATCAGTTATGCCCATCCCAAAAGTGCTCTCGCATCGCTGGGAATCGAATCGTACGATCTCGTACTGCTCGATCTTACCCTCCCCGATATCGACGGGCTGGATGTCTGCAAAATGCTCCGTGAACGGAGCGATATTCCCATCATTATCTCCTCGGCCCGGAGTGATTTGGGAGACAAAGTCATCGCACTGGAACTCGGTGCCGACGATTATCTCCCCAAGCCCTATGAGCCGCGCGAACTTGTCGCCCGTATCCAAAGTCTCCTTCGCCGCATCAACGGAAAAACGATTCAGGTGAGCAGTGATACGTTCCGCGTAGATGAAAACGGCATCTATAAAGACGGTGAGCTCCTTCCGCTGACACGTGCCGAATTTGAGCTTCTGGCACTGCTGATAAAACACCGCCGTCAGATCATTTCCCGCGACTTTATCGCCAATAACGTCGAATCGATCGGATGGGAGAGTTCAGAGCGGAGTATCGACGTCCTCATCAGCCGTATTCGCCAAAAAGTCGAAGCCAATCCGAAACATCCTACCCTCATCCGTTCCATTCGAGGAATGGGCTATCAGTTTACTCTATGATTTCACGCCGTCACTCCGTATTTTTCAAACTCCATTTTTTCTTTTTTTTGGCAGTGATCGTTTTACTGCTATTATTTATCTCAGCTCTGAGTGAACAGGAACAACAAAGATTTCACCTCCTTGCCCACCGCTCTATGGAGCTCTCCCGTATCATTGATGAGACCA is from Sulfuricurvum sp. and encodes:
- a CDS encoding response regulator transcription factor, with the translated sequence MVKILLIEDDLEISDLLTQYLSRYQMEVISYAHPKSALASLGIESYDLVLLDLTLPDIDGLDVCKMLRERSDIPIIISSARSDLGDKVIALELGADDYLPKPYEPRELVARIQSLLRRINGKTIQVSSDTFRVDENGIYKDGELLPLTRAEFELLALLIKHRRQIISRDFIANNVESIGWESSERSIDVLISRIRQKVEANPKHPTLIRSIRGMGYQFTL